The region GTCGCAGACGCTTGAACCGGCGGCAAAACCAGCTAAAAAAACATCTGATCCTCTGACCGGTGATGGAAGACTGGAATTTTGACGATACCATCCCGATATTGAGGACAAGTCCGGCCATGTCAGTCCCAGACGATCGCACGCTTCGGAACAGGACAAATCCGGAGCGTTTGCGCGTGGGGCTGCCAACGGGGAAATCTTAGAAATCTGGTGATGCGAATGCGTGATCCTTACAGCGTTCTCGGTGTGGCAAAAACCGCCAGCGAGAGCGAAATAAAAAAGGCCTTCAGAACGTTGGCCAAAAATACCATCCGGATCAGAACAGGGATGCTCCGGAGGCACAGCAGCGTTTTGCCGAAGTGAACCAGGCCTACGAGATCGTTGGCGACAAGGAAAAGCGCGCCCAGTTTGACCGCGGCGAAATCGATGCGGAAGGAAGACAGCGCTTCCAGTCCCATGGATTTGAAGGCTATCCGGGCGGTTTCGAAGACTTCGGCGCCGCAGGCGGGGCGCGCGGCTTCAAGTCGACCGCGGGCGGCGGAAGCTTCGACGACATTCTGAACGATATTTTCGGAAGCTTCGGCGGCGGCCGCGCGCGCCCTGGTGCCGGCGCGGGCGCAGGCCCCGGAGCCGGTTTTGCTGGCGGCGCACGTGCCAGGACGGCACCGAGAACCAAGGGCAAGAACGCGGAAATCGTGGCGCGCGTATCGCTGGAAGACATCGTCAATTCCGGCAAGACGCAAGTGACGCTGCCGAGCGGCAAGACCGTCAACGTCACGCTGCCCAAAGGGGTTGAGGAAGGCGAGAAGATCCGACTGAAGGGTCAGGGCTATCCGGGCGAGAACGGCGGCCCGGCAGGCGATGCCATGGTCGAGGTCCGCTTCAAGCCTCACAAACTGTTCGAGGTCAAGGGCTCGGACCTGCATCTGGATCTGCCGCTCGCGCTCTATGAGGCCGTGCTCGGTGCCAAGGTCCGCACTCCGACACTTTCCGGTGCTGTCAACCTGGCCATTCCGCCCAATTCCTCCAGCGGCAAGACGATGAGGTTGAAGGGCAAGGGCCTGCCGACCAAGACCAGCGGCCATGGCGACCTGCTCGTCAAGCTCCAGATCATCATGCCGCCTCACAACGACGAGGAGTTGGAGACCCTGATGAAGGCCTGGAAGGAAATCACCCCCTACCGGGCGCGCGGACCGGAGTTTGACTGATGCGCGGGCGAGAGCGGGCGGCAAGGCCACTGTTTGACCGACTGTGGGTTGGTGGGCTTGGTCCGGTTTAGCCTTTTGAGACAGACAATCAGTAGTTCCAGCTGCCCCACCAACCCCCACTGGGTCACCCCGGGCGAACGAAGAGAGACCCGGGGCCTACTCGTTTGCAGAGCGGGTCCTGTTTGACGCTGGCCGTACCGGCACCTCTCTTCAGCTTTGGCAAGCCGACCTGCGAGTAGGCCCCGGCTCTGCGCTGTGCTTGGCCGGGGTGACTGTTTGCGGCCGTGACCCGATCGCGCATTGCGTCCTGGCGATCAGGGATCAATTCGCAGAACAGAGTTGATGACACGCGTCGAAACGAGACGGTTGCCTCGACCAGCGTCTAACTCCTCTCCCACCAGAGCGCTCCAATTCCCAAGACACATCTTGCCAATAAAATATATCTTGTTATATAGCTTGTTATGTTAGTGGAGGCATGAATGGTTGAAGACGTTGTCCGCTCGCTGGGATACGCCACTCTCGGCAGCCGGTTGAAAAGGATCGGAGAAAGACTGCAGGCGGAAACGCAGGAGCTGGCGGGGGAACTCGCCGGAACGGATCTGCCGACGCCGCACAACCCGGTCCTGGCGGCGCTGGATCTTCATGGTCCCTTGAGCATCGGCGATCTCGCCAAGGCCCTAGGGCACAGCCAGCCCGGGGTCACGAGGATGATCAACAAGATGAAGGCGGACGGCCTTGTGGTGGGTCAGCCGGATGACAGGGACAGGCGGGTGAGCACCATCGCGCTGACGGAGAAGGGCGCAGTGCTCGTCGCGACATTGCGCGCCACGCTCTGGCCGGCGGTGACGCTTGCCGTCGAAAACGCCTGCGCGCAGCTCAGCGGACCGTTTCTGGAGCAGCTCGCACAGCTCGAAGACGCGCTGGCCGAGGTCCCGATCACGCAACGCGTTCCATCGCCGCCATTGCCCGATTGGGACAGCCTCGCCCGACGCCGGGAGGAAGGCTGATGATCAAGCGCATATGGCATGGCTGGACCACGCTTGAAAATGCCGCGACCTATCTCGAAGTATTGACCACCCAAGTCATACCGGGGATCGAGGCAAAGAATATCCCTGGATTTCTCGGCATCGAGGTGCTGCGGCGGGAGCTTGCGGACGAGGTGGAATTCCTCACCATCATGAGTTTTCGCTCGCTCAACGACGTTGGCGCCTTTCAAGGCGCGGATTACGAGCGCTGCTATGTGCCCGATGTGGCGAGGTCCGTGCTGAAACGCTGGGACGAGGTTTCGCAGCACTACGAGCTCAAAGATGCACGCAGCTATGAATAAGCCGGCCGTGACACACCCGCTCAGCCGCGCCGTCTGGTCGGCGCTGACCACGAGACAGGACGCCTTTGCCGCCGGCGGCACGCTGGCCCGGCGCTTCGATCCAGCCGTTTCCCCGTTTGCGGCCGCGAGGGACAATTCGCCGGCGGCGCTCGAGGCGCTTGCCGAGCTTGTTGGGCCCGGAGCCGACCGCGTCTACCTGCTGCAGGGCGAGGACATTGCCCTGCCTGATAGCCTGGAGGCCGAGATGACGGCACCCGGCGTCCTGATGACGGAGCGCACCCCTTCATCCAGACCGGCAGGGGACGCAGCGATCGTGGCCCTCGGGCCGCAAGACATTCCGGAAATGGTTGCTCTCGCGGAGCTGACCAGACCCGGTCCGTTTACGTCCCGCACGCCAGACCTCGGGACGTTCTGGGGAGTGAAGCTCGACGGGCGCCTTGCCGCCATGGCGGGGACGCGGCTCGCCCTCGACGGCTACACGGAGATTAGCGGCATCTGCACCCATCCCGATTATCGCGGCCGCGGGCTCGCCTCCGTGCTCTTCGTTCATGTAGCCGCCGAAATCCGGAAGCGGGGCGACACGCCCATCCTGCATTCCTATGCGGACAACCACGGTGCCATCGCGCTTTACCGGAAGCTCGGCTTTGAAATCTGGAGCCGGGTGAATGTCGCGGTGGTCCGGCGCAGGGCTTGAGCCTGTCGTCCAGGCCGATGCTCAGAGATCCCGGCCACACCAGACGGTTCCCCGGGAGCCCGCTGACCGGTCGACCGACACGGGCCGGAAGCCCCGGGATTTCCAGAACGTCAGCCCTGGCTGGTTCACAGCACTGACACCTGCATGAACCGCCTGCACGCCTAGCGCTTTTGCAGCTTCGATCCAGGCGTCCAGAAGCTTTGAGCCGATGCCCTTTCCCTGCGCACGCGGCAAGAGGTTCATGTGGATGTGGGCCGGATAACGCCGGGCGATTTCATCCGGAATCGGTGTGGGGTGAAAGATCGTCCAGATGCGGAACTCGTCCGCCGTCCAGGCAGACCTGTCACCTTCGGGCTCGGCATATGACTTGCGCAAGGCCGGCCACCATTCCGCTTCCAGACGCCTTTCAAAGTCCCGGGTATCCGCGGCGCCCGCCACATATCCTGCAACACCCCCGGCGTCCTCCGCGACAAGGCAGATCAGTCCGTCGAGGGCAACATAAGGGGCGGCATAGATGTGTCCCATCAGTCTGGGATCGGAATAGAGCCCCGATGCGTCCTTGCCGGCATCGCCGGTCCGCAGGCAGATGGCATAGAGTGCCTCGAGGTCCAGAAGCGACGCCGGACGCAGGTGGACCGAACCCGTCACCTGTCCTTGATCCCGTACCACCAATAGGCGCCCTGCAGATAAAGCTTGCGCAGGCCCGGCAGGGGAAATCTTGCGAACGGCCGCTGCAGGGGCGCCGGCAGGTCCTCCCGGCGCAGCTTTCCGGTGATCAGGCCGGCGATCTTTTCGCCTGAGATCGAGGCCATGGCGATGCCGCTGCCGTGCCAGCCCATGGCCGCATAAACCCCCGCCATGCCCGGCACCTCGCCGACAAAAGGCGTCAGTCTGCGCGCAAGGCAGACATGCCCGTACCAGCTGAATTCCGCCTCCACATGCGCCCAGGCGGGAAACATGTTTTCGAAGTCGGACCGCGCGCGCTTGCGCATTGCCGCCAGAGAGGGTTCGTTTTCGAAAATGCCGCCGCGCGTGCCGAACAGAAACCGCCTGTCGGGCAGCAGTCGGAAATAGTGCAGGAGGATGCGCGTGTCCGCCGACATTGTGTCGCTCGTCCAGCCCTGGGCGGACAGCTCATCTTCGCTCAAGGGGCGCGTAACCTGAATGGACGACATGACCGGAAGAGTGCGGCCGTGCAGCCATTTGGGCACGTCTTCCCTGGCATATCCGTTTCCCGCCAGCACGACCTTCTTGGCGCGAACGAGGCCGTACCCGGTCTCCAGGCGCCAGCGGTCGCCGTCCTGGCTCAGGGCCGTGACCGGTGACTTGCCGAAGATCTTCCCGCCTGCCGTGCGCACCTGCTCCGCAAGGGCCTGGACGTAGGCCATCGGGTTCAGCGCAAAGCCGTAGGGCACATGCAGGCCGCCGTGAAAGCCGGGCCCGCCATGGCCTTCCGCGTCCAGGTCATCCTTTGACAGGTATCTGGTCTTGATGCCGAACGTCTCTTTGAGAAAGGCTCCCTCGGATTGGAGACCTGCGGTGTCTTTCGGCCGATGCGCCAGGAAGACCTCGCCCTTTGAATGGCGGTCGGCATCGACGCCCCAGCTATCGAGCCGGTGGGCGACCAGATTGACGCCGGCGACCTGAAAGGCAACGAATTTGCGGGCTTCTTCCAGTCCGAATGCCCTGATCAGCTGACGCTCGTTGAGCTTCGTGCCTCCCAGACAGCAGAAACCGCCATTGCGGCCGGAAGCCCCATAGCCGACATGTTCGACCTCCAGAACACAGACGGAAACACCCGCCTGCGCAAGCTTCAGCGCCGCGCTGAGGCCCGCATATCCGGCGCCGACCACGGCAACGTCGAACAGCGCGTTGCCGATGAGCTGCCGGTCGAGCCTGGGCTCGGGCACACTGGCTTCCCAATAGCTGCCGATGGTGCGGCGGTTATCCGTGTGGCTTTGCAGCATGTTCGTTTATGGACTCATAAATGCGGTGAAATTGGCACGCCGCCGGGAACGGGCACAAAGACCGAACGCGACAGGTTCTCTGTTTCTCATGGCCCTAGATTCCAAGCCTGTCGCGCAGGGAAAACCAGGTCATCGCCAGCACGAGAAGCGGAAACCGGAGGCGGTCGCCGCCCGGGAAGGCCGGAATGTTCAGCTTTTCCAACGCATCGAACCGCCCTGCCGTGCCGGCAATCGCTTCTGCGAGAATCCGCCCGCCGAGCGTTGCCATGGCGATCCCGTGCCCGGAATAACCGGCCGCTGTCAGCATATTGGGAGCGAGCCTTGCGAAATACGGCATGCGTTTCGGCGTGATCGCCAGCGTGCCCCCCCAGCCGTAGTCTATGCCGGCATCCTCCAACTGCGGGAAAATCTCCAGCATCGGCCCGCGCACAAAGGACCTGATGTCCTCCGGGAACCGGTAGCCGTAATTCTCGCCGCCGCCGAACAGAAGGCGCCGGTCGGCCGACAGGCGGAAATAGTTGATCACGAATTTGCTGTCGGCGACCGCGACGTTGTTCGCGATCAGCTTTTCCGCCTCGTCTTCGGAGAACGGCTCCGTGGCGACGACGAAGTTGTTGATCGGCATGACATGCGCGGCCGTCTGACGGTCGAGCCCCCCAAGGTAGCCGTTGCAGGCAAGCACCAGATGATCCGCGCTGACGTTTCCGCGCGCCGTCTTCACCGTGATCCGCCCCTGGCCCTTGCCCTCAATTCCGGTGACCCTGGTTTCCTCGAACAGCGTGGCGCCGGCCTTTTCGGCCGCCCTGCCCAGCCCGAGCGCAAAATTGAGCGGGTGGAGATGGCCAGCGCCCAGGTCAAGGGAACCGCCGAAATAGCGCGGACTGCCGACCTGATCGCCGATCTCGTCGCCGTCGATGAAGCGGATGTCCTCGTAGCCGTAGACGAGGCGCAGATGTTCGACATAGTCGCGGCTGTCTTCCACGAAACTCTTGCGGTGATCGACGTGCAAGATGCCCGGCGTATAGTCGCAGGCGATCTCATGACGCGCGATCAGGCCCTTCACGAGCGCCTTTGACTCTTCGCCAAGATCCCAGAGCAACTTCGCATGGGCCTTGCCGTGCCGCGCCTCCAGCACTGTCTGGTCCACGCGCTGACCCGACCCGACCTGGCCGCCATTGCGGCCCGAGGCCCCCCATCCCAGCCTGTTGGCTTCCAGCAGAACGACATTCACGCCATCCTCAGCCAGATGGAGTGCTGCGGACAGGCCGGTATAGCCGCCGCCGACGATACACACGTCACAGCTTCGGGTGCCGTCGAGCGCCGGATAGGAAGTCTGCCAGTTCGCGGTCGCCGCATAGTAGGACGGGGCATGCATGCCGGGCGTATCATTTGCCGTCAGGAGGTCGAGCGCCATCTCCGATTTCCGGCTCCTTTTGAATGTGCGCTGGGTTGCGGCCTTGAAAGGCAGGCCAACATCCCTTGTTCAGAATTCAGTTTCAAGGTGAAATCGAAACCTGTAAGCCGGGTTTTGCCTGATTCTGCAGGATCTTGCAGCTTCCCCAACGGCAGCTCGCCTGCATCGTCCCGGTACGGAAAAAGGAAGGAAACCCCGTGTTTGGTCCCGTAGAACACCCCTGGTTCGATCCGCTCTGGCGGCGCATTGTGCTTGTCGTCTTTTGCGCCGCTTGGACCGGCGTGGAATACTATGCAGGCAATACGACCTGGGTCTACATCATGCTGGCCATCACGGCCTATGCCGGCTGGGCCTATCTCTTCTCCTACAAGGGGCCGGACGATCCGGAGCGGATAAAGCGGACGGATCAGAACGAAGGGTGATACCCGCATGGGGAACGGCGTTCCAGCGCGGCGGACACATCCTGTCACGATGGGTTGCCGCGCTGTGCTTGTCGCCCTGGCGATGGCGGTGCCGCTTCTTGTCGCGACGGCCGGCGCATCCGCTCAAAACGCATCCGCCCCGTCCGGTCCGCCGATCCAGGATGTCCTGAACAAGCGCTGCGTGGTCTGCCATGGCTGCTACGACGCGCCCTGCCAGTTGAAACTGTCGTCGCCGGAGGGGTGGCGGCGCGGAGCGAGCAAGGCCCGCGTCTACGATTCCTCAAGACTGGAAGATGCTCCGACGACCCGGCTCGGCATTGACGCCAAGACCGTTCCGGAGTGGCGGCGGAAGGGGTTCTTCCCCGTTACCCAAGGCGGCTCCTCGCCGTCCGTTCTCGAACAACTGCTGAGGGCCGGACGCGAGAGCCGTTTCAAGCTGGGCGCAGCGCTGCCGCCCTCCGTCGAGATCACGACACTGCGCAAGAACAGTTGTCCAGCGCCGTCCGAACTTGACGACTATCTCCACCGTCATCCCGATGGCGGCATGCCCTTCGCGATGGCCCCGCTTCCGGACGAAGACTACCGGCACCTCCTCTCCTGGGCTGCCGATGGCGCCTCCGCCAAGGCCGCAGCCACGGAACTGCCCGATGAGGTCCGCGGCCGGATCCGCGAGATCGAAGCATTCTTCAACACACAAGACCTCAAGGCGCAACTCGTTTCGCGCTATATTTACGAGCACCTGTTCCTGGCGCACCTGCATCTGGAAGGTGACGGGCCGCACCGGTTTTTCCGGCTTGTCCGCTCCCGGTCCGGGCCCGATGACGAGCCTGACGAGATTGCGACCCGGCGGCCGTTTGACGATCCGGGCGAGGACTTCTCCTACCGGCTGGCCCTGATTGAGGACACCATCCTCCACAAGGAGCATATCGTTTACGAGATCGGGCCGAAGAGGCTGGACCGCTACCGGGATCTCTTCCTGACGAGCGCGTGGGGCCTCGACGCACTTCCCGCCTACTCCATCGCCGCCGGCGGCAATCCGCTGTCCACCTTCAGCGCCCTGCCGCCACGCAGCCGCTACCAGTTCCTGCTGGACGATGCGCTCTATTTCGTGCGCTCGTTCATTCGCGGCCCTGTCTGTTACGGCCAGGTGGCGGTGAATGTCATTGAGGACCGGTTCTGGGTGTCGTTTCTTGCTCCCGATGCCGATCTTTCCGTCAACGACCCGAGCTTTCTTGAAGAGGCGATCCCAATTCTTGAACTGCCGGTGGCCCGATCCGCCGGCAAGCTCACCGACCGCTTCAAGAGCTTTCTGCTGCTCGGCCCGGTCAGATACCAGACCTTCCGCCAGGAGCGCTACGCGCAGCAGGCCGCGGCGACCGGCGGTCCCGGATATGCCGATATCTGGGATGGCGACGGCACGCGGAAGGATGCAAGGCTGACCGTCTTCCGCAATTTCTCGTCCGCATCCGTCGTCACCGGCTATGTCGGCTCCGTTCCGGAAACCGCCTGGGTGATCGACTATCCGCTGTTCGAACGCATCTACTACAACCTGGTCGCAGGCTTCGATGTCTTCGGCAATGTCGAGCATCAGGTGACGACTCGGCTCTACATGGACAGCCTGCGCCGGGAGGGCGAGCGGATTTTCCTGTCCTTCCTGCCGCCCGGGACGCGCGAGCCGATGCATGCAAGCTGGTACCGCGGGGCGCTCGTCAGTCTGATCGATCTATGGAAGGAAAGCGCGCTCGACACCAAGTCGCCGACCGGGATTTCCTATGCCACGAACCAGCCGAAAACCGAATTCCTGACACGGCTGCTTGAAACCGGACCGGTGCTCTGGCCCGTCACCGATCCACTCAACCGCTGTTCAAAAGGCGGCTGTGCCGACCCGAACACGAGCGCCGGACAGCTCCGTCCCCTGACGGTCGCCCCTGCGCCCTTTGCCAAGTTTCTTCCGGACATCGCGGTGCTGCTGGTTGGCGAAGGGGACGAGCAGGAAATCTTCACGATCGTTCACGACCAGGCCCACAGCAACGTGGCGTTCATCTTCAACGAAGACCTGCGCCGCGAGCCGGTGAGAGACCGGCTTACGATCGTTCCGGGTCAGTTCAGCAGCTATCCCAACCTCGTTTTCCGGGTCTCCCCGGAGGACCTCACCGGGTTCGTCGAGGCCATCGGCCATATCCGCGGTCAGGACGCCTTTGTCCAGGTCGTGGACCGCTATGCAATCCGCAGGACCCATGCCGATTTCTGGCAGGTATACGACAGGATACAGGCAGGCCTGAACGCCCAGGATGCGCTGCAGGCGGGTCTGCTGGACCTCAACCGCTATGACGATCCCAAGCCGTCCGACCCGATCGAACGGCTGTTCGAGTTCAGGTTCTCGTCCGAGTAAGGAGACGGCCCCAGCCTGGCTGCCGGGCCACGCAAAGTCAGGATTGGAGCACGAGCAATGCGTCACGGGACGGCCGAATGACCGTCCCGTTGCAACGTCCGGCCGGCGCCGCTTATGCCGCGGACCTTGCCTTGAACTCGATGCGCCGGCGATGGAGGACCGGTTCGGTGTAGCCGTTCGGCTGCTTTGTGCCCTCGAGCACCAGTTCG is a window of Roseibium salinum DNA encoding:
- a CDS encoding GNAT family N-acetyltransferase → MTHPLSRAVWSALTTRQDAFAAGGTLARRFDPAVSPFAAARDNSPAALEALAELVGPGADRVYLLQGEDIALPDSLEAEMTAPGVLMTERTPSSRPAGDAAIVALGPQDIPEMVALAELTRPGPFTSRTPDLGTFWGVKLDGRLAAMAGTRLALDGYTEISGICTHPDYRGRGLASVLFVHVAAEIRKRGDTPILHSYADNHGAIALYRKLGFEIWSRVNVAVVRRRA
- a CDS encoding NAD(P)/FAD-dependent oxidoreductase, with the protein product MLQSHTDNRRTIGSYWEASVPEPRLDRQLIGNALFDVAVVGAGYAGLSAALKLAQAGVSVCVLEVEHVGYGASGRNGGFCCLGGTKLNERQLIRAFGLEEARKFVAFQVAGVNLVAHRLDSWGVDADRHSKGEVFLAHRPKDTAGLQSEGAFLKETFGIKTRYLSKDDLDAEGHGGPGFHGGLHVPYGFALNPMAYVQALAEQVRTAGGKIFGKSPVTALSQDGDRWRLETGYGLVRAKKVVLAGNGYAREDVPKWLHGRTLPVMSSIQVTRPLSEDELSAQGWTSDTMSADTRILLHYFRLLPDRRFLFGTRGGIFENEPSLAAMRKRARSDFENMFPAWAHVEAEFSWYGHVCLARRLTPFVGEVPGMAGVYAAMGWHGSGIAMASISGEKIAGLITGKLRREDLPAPLQRPFARFPLPGLRKLYLQGAYWWYGIKDR
- a CDS encoding MarR family winged helix-turn-helix transcriptional regulator, which produces MVEDVVRSLGYATLGSRLKRIGERLQAETQELAGELAGTDLPTPHNPVLAALDLHGPLSIGDLAKALGHSQPGVTRMINKMKADGLVVGQPDDRDRRVSTIALTEKGAVLVATLRATLWPAVTLAVENACAQLSGPFLEQLAQLEDALAEVPITQRVPSPPLPDWDSLARRREEG
- a CDS encoding NAD(P)/FAD-dependent oxidoreductase, translated to MALDLLTANDTPGMHAPSYYAATANWQTSYPALDGTRSCDVCIVGGGYTGLSAALHLAEDGVNVVLLEANRLGWGASGRNGGQVGSGQRVDQTVLEARHGKAHAKLLWDLGEESKALVKGLIARHEIACDYTPGILHVDHRKSFVEDSRDYVEHLRLVYGYEDIRFIDGDEIGDQVGSPRYFGGSLDLGAGHLHPLNFALGLGRAAEKAGATLFEETRVTGIEGKGQGRITVKTARGNVSADHLVLACNGYLGGLDRQTAAHVMPINNFVVATEPFSEDEAEKLIANNVAVADSKFVINYFRLSADRRLLFGGGENYGYRFPEDIRSFVRGPMLEIFPQLEDAGIDYGWGGTLAITPKRMPYFARLAPNMLTAAGYSGHGIAMATLGGRILAEAIAGTAGRFDALEKLNIPAFPGGDRLRFPLLVLAMTWFSLRDRLGI
- a CDS encoding antibiotic biosynthesis monooxygenase; the encoded protein is MIKRIWHGWTTLENAATYLEVLTTQVIPGIEAKNIPGFLGIEVLRRELADEVEFLTIMSFRSLNDVGAFQGADYERCYVPDVARSVLKRWDEVSQHYELKDARSYE
- a CDS encoding DnaJ C-terminal domain-containing protein, which gives rise to MNQAYEIVGDKEKRAQFDRGEIDAEGRQRFQSHGFEGYPGGFEDFGAAGGARGFKSTAGGGSFDDILNDIFGSFGGGRARPGAGAGAGPGAGFAGGARARTAPRTKGKNAEIVARVSLEDIVNSGKTQVTLPSGKTVNVTLPKGVEEGEKIRLKGQGYPGENGGPAGDAMVEVRFKPHKLFEVKGSDLHLDLPLALYEAVLGAKVRTPTLSGAVNLAIPPNSSSGKTMRLKGKGLPTKTSGHGDLLVKLQIIMPPHNDEELETLMKAWKEITPYRARGPEFD
- a CDS encoding GNAT family N-acetyltransferase, with product MTGSVHLRPASLLDLEALYAICLRTGDAGKDASGLYSDPRLMGHIYAAPYVALDGLICLVAEDAGGVAGYVAGAADTRDFERRLEAEWWPALRKSYAEPEGDRSAWTADEFRIWTIFHPTPIPDEIARRYPAHIHMNLLPRAQGKGIGSKLLDAWIEAAKALGVQAVHAGVSAVNQPGLTFWKSRGFRPVSVDRSAGSRGTVWCGRDL
- a CDS encoding fatty acid cis/trans isomerase is translated as MGCRAVLVALAMAVPLLVATAGASAQNASAPSGPPIQDVLNKRCVVCHGCYDAPCQLKLSSPEGWRRGASKARVYDSSRLEDAPTTRLGIDAKTVPEWRRKGFFPVTQGGSSPSVLEQLLRAGRESRFKLGAALPPSVEITTLRKNSCPAPSELDDYLHRHPDGGMPFAMAPLPDEDYRHLLSWAADGASAKAAATELPDEVRGRIREIEAFFNTQDLKAQLVSRYIYEHLFLAHLHLEGDGPHRFFRLVRSRSGPDDEPDEIATRRPFDDPGEDFSYRLALIEDTILHKEHIVYEIGPKRLDRYRDLFLTSAWGLDALPAYSIAAGGNPLSTFSALPPRSRYQFLLDDALYFVRSFIRGPVCYGQVAVNVIEDRFWVSFLAPDADLSVNDPSFLEEAIPILELPVARSAGKLTDRFKSFLLLGPVRYQTFRQERYAQQAAATGGPGYADIWDGDGTRKDARLTVFRNFSSASVVTGYVGSVPETAWVIDYPLFERIYYNLVAGFDVFGNVEHQVTTRLYMDSLRREGERIFLSFLPPGTREPMHASWYRGALVSLIDLWKESALDTKSPTGISYATNQPKTEFLTRLLETGPVLWPVTDPLNRCSKGGCADPNTSAGQLRPLTVAPAPFAKFLPDIAVLLVGEGDEQEIFTIVHDQAHSNVAFIFNEDLRREPVRDRLTIVPGQFSSYPNLVFRVSPEDLTGFVEAIGHIRGQDAFVQVVDRYAIRRTHADFWQVYDRIQAGLNAQDALQAGLLDLNRYDDPKPSDPIERLFEFRFSSE